A region of Paenibacillus thiaminolyticus DNA encodes the following proteins:
- a CDS encoding ABC transporter ATP-binding protein, with the protein MQRLLEVQDLHVSFHVRGGEVQAVRGIEFHVQPGEAVAIVGESGCGKSVTAQAIMRLLPHPPARIHQGVIRFQGKDLLRVKERDMQSIRGKDIGMIFQDPMTSLNPTMTIGRQITEVLTKHQRMAPQAAKRQAIEMLEMVGIPHPATRFSQYPHEFSGGMRQRAMIAIALACRPALLIADEPTTALDVTIQAQILRVLKQLQRDFGTSIILITHDLGIVADLCDRVIVMYAGQIVETGTKRDIFKQPQHPYTRGLLRSLPRIDQSKDEPLVPIYGTPPDLAKPPDGCPFWARCNDAMRVCQERQPESTAISGTHSASCWQLHPLAREVAR; encoded by the coding sequence ATGCAGCGCTTGTTAGAAGTCCAAGATCTCCATGTCTCCTTCCATGTCCGCGGCGGCGAGGTGCAGGCCGTGCGCGGCATCGAATTCCATGTCCAGCCCGGCGAAGCCGTCGCCATCGTCGGCGAATCCGGCTGCGGCAAGAGTGTGACCGCCCAAGCGATCATGCGTCTTCTGCCGCATCCTCCCGCCCGCATTCATCAAGGGGTGATCCGGTTCCAGGGGAAGGATCTGCTGCGCGTGAAGGAGCGGGACATGCAATCCATCCGGGGCAAAGACATCGGGATGATCTTCCAGGATCCGATGACATCGCTCAATCCGACGATGACGATCGGACGCCAGATTACCGAAGTGCTGACGAAGCATCAGCGTATGGCACCGCAGGCTGCCAAGCGGCAGGCCATAGAGATGCTGGAGATGGTCGGCATCCCCCATCCGGCCACACGCTTCTCCCAATATCCGCATGAGTTCTCCGGCGGCATGAGGCAGCGGGCCATGATCGCCATTGCCTTGGCCTGCCGCCCGGCGCTGCTCATCGCAGACGAGCCGACGACGGCGCTCGACGTAACGATTCAGGCCCAGATTCTGCGCGTGCTCAAGCAGCTGCAGCGCGACTTCGGGACATCAATCATTCTGATTACGCACGATCTTGGCATCGTGGCGGATCTGTGCGACCGCGTCATCGTCATGTATGCGGGCCAAATCGTCGAGACCGGCACGAAGCGGGACATATTCAAGCAGCCGCAGCATCCGTATACCCGAGGGCTGCTTCGTTCCCTGCCGCGGATCGATCAGAGCAAGGATGAGCCGCTCGTGCCGATTTACGGCACCCCGCCCGATCTCGCCAAGCCGCCGGACGGCTGCCCGTTCTGGGCCCGCTGCAACGACGCGATGCGAGTCTGCCAGGAACGGCAGCCGGAATCGACCGCCATCAGCGGAACCCACAGCGCGAGCTGCTGGCAGCTGCATCCGCTGGCACGGGAGGTGGCCAGATGA